GAACACACTAGCAATGAAATAGAAGCACcaaaacactctagcaaccacatagcaatgccctagaaCTACATCAGAAATCTATCAGAACCCCTTTGCATTGTGGTGCCATCTTTTGCATGGTCAAGCACCAccaaaaaatatacaaatttagTTTTCATTATTCTATAAAGGTCCAGTAAGACTATCTAACCTAGTGTTTTCTTGATCTCCAGGTGTGGGGGTTCTGGCCATGATTTTTGTGGCAATATTCTTGGATGACATAGACAAAAGTCTGGCCAGAGAATTTCGGAAGACCAAGGGCAACGTATCATTTTGCAGCACCTTTCTGGCTACCTTCAAGCTCTTGAGAGATCCCAGGTTGTTGCTGCTCATCCCATTGACCATGTACAGTGGGTTCGAGCAAAGCTTCCTCTCTGGCGAATACACAAAGGTACCTGACCAAATACAGACTGGGCAGGGTCAAAAATGACAGGGTGCTTGGGTCAAAAATGCCCCCAAAATTTGAGATATGAGGTCAAAAaatgttcttgtttttaatatttagaacaTATGATACAGTAGCAAACGGATGCCCTACACAGAACTTCAGTTTCCCCTCAGTTGAAATCACTTTCCGGGGACCAGAGGGTTTAGATGGaaaacttttatatttaaaacattaacatctcaTGGCATTATTTAggataacattttattttaaggttacacgttactacatgtactaactatagtaataacagtaaattatgcataattacaagtaactaaccctaaaccaaaccctaaccctaaccgtaactctatagtaagtacatgtagttaattaatattactcagtactcatttgagtaagtacaatgtaaatgCATTCATGCCTCCTCTGAGctgcattaaacagtctgtgtgAATACATCTACAATAAATGCCACTTTATACACATTTTGTTTGATTGAGCTTGATTGTGTCTTATCCTAATTGAATTTactgtttaaatatttacagaatTTGGCATAAAAGATGGCAAATAAGAAATAAGGGAGCAAATATTGCACCATAATGGAAAAGTTAATTTCTAATTCATTCTCATGAAACATGAGCGTAATGTGTTTGTGGTCCTCTTGCCCTGCAGAACTATGTGACTTGTGCATTAGGAATACATTACGTTGGCTTTGTGATGATCTGCTTCGGTGCTGCTAACTCTCTGTGCTCATTTGCGTTTGGGAGACTGGCTGAATACACTGGAAGAATCGCCCTCTTTTGCTTGGGTAATACTTAAACTGGTTGATATATGGTTTAAGGTTAAATATGGTCTCTAGAATTCATGCTCATTCTGTCTTACTACATTTTCACAGCTGCAGCGACAAACCTGGGCTGTTTTGTGGGTCTTTTGTACTGGGAGCCTCATCCAGACCAGCTGCCTGTGTTCTTCGTGTTTCCGGCCCTCTGGGGATTGGCAGATGCTGTGTGGCAAACACAAACCAATGGTCAGTGCCTCTTACTACATTCTACTTAGTTACCTATACAGTCAAGTTATTGTTATGAGTATTAAAGGAaaagttcagccaaaaattaaaattatcccacaatttactcaccctccagccatcctaagtgtatatgactttctttcagctgaacacaattggagttatattaaataatatcctggctctttccagctttgtaatggcattgaatagtTGCACCCAtctatcataaaagtaatccatacgactcaagtggattaataaatgccttctgaagtgaagcgatgggtttttgtaagaaaaatatccatatttcaaactttctttctttcttatgttTAACgtgttttatattacatattatggTATTCAAATTTACATTatgttattacatttataaagatattttatagatgttatactgttttttatttcattgcaGCACTTTATGGCGTTCTCTTCGCTGAGAACAAAGAAGCAGCATTTGCCAACTACCGCATGTGGGAGTCGCTTGGTTTTGTGATAGCCTTTGCTTACAGCACATTCATCTGCCTGTCCACCAAGATCTACATTGCTTTGGCTGTTCTGGCCCTTACTATGGTAACTTACCTTTACGTTGAGTACAACGAGTACAAGAATCCAACTCCACCAGTGACTGACGACTACAGTAAACCAGAAAAGGCCGACCACACAGAACTGAACGAAAAAGACATTATTTCCCAGACAAAATTGTAAATAGATTTTGGTTGTTATTTCTGCCTCAGtatgtaaaatgttaataatttttaaagtgTTGAAAAAGATTCTGTTTTTGATGTagcatataaatattttgataaATCTTCTTTATAACTGTACAAAGGCAAATCATATTTTTCAGTACATgcatttaaatactttttttcttttaatatgtTTCTGTTTACCTCAtatttacagtaagtgcaaCAGATATAAATGCTCATATGTTAACTGTGAACACGTCAGGTTAACATTTGGCACTCAGAGTGTTTGGTAGATTAGGAGATCATATAAAAATATCAACATTGAGTAGGCTTGTTTCACTCATTTTGGGATTGATGTCATGTCTATATTGAGTAAATCAGAtgggggtttttttttctcaataaaACTAAATTACACCAGCATCACCTTGGTGAGTCAAAGATCAAAGTTTGGTGTTGTATCACATGCCAAATCTACATTAGGGTAGGATCCAGataataaaatgtgtaattgagaccataaaaaataaatcatgtataaaataagaaaataatcttactgtaacaatatataataatatttccaGACAGAACATTAATCCCTCAGCATCACTGAAGTGGcaaaaacaagacagaatatATGTAAAATTGGAAGTAATAAAACTTCTTTTACGCATGCACAAGATTATGATTATCATACAAGACAATCTTTACAGCTTTTATCAGCAATGTTCAAAAGGGCATTTCCGCATAGAGGATCTTCCTGAGATACTCGTATAGATAGTAAAATCAAAGAATCATTTGCAGATTAAACACTTCCTGAAGCTCAAATGGTGTTTCAAAGTTTGTATGCATTATAGCATTGGCTATTACTGTTATTAAAGGCAGAATGCTGAAAATGAGAAGTGAAATAATGTAACAAtgaatcaaaataaagtaatgtttacGCTGAAGTACATTCCGTGCATCTGGGTTATAATACAGGCAATAACTCAGGTTACTAAATTTCTGAATGATGATAAATATCTGAATAAGACATTCACATCTtacaagaaatattttttatggCAGCtcataaaaaagtttaaaacatgTGATTGGATACCagataatatacaaatattctGTTCCCGCAAAATAAAATCAgatttttaagttaaaaaaaaaacaatgggcTGATAATGCAGTGAAATGATTGAGTATTTTACATGACATTCTACCTCCAATTTCAGTTACCATGACAGGATTTAATTAATTCCCAACATAATATAAACAGCTGGACTATAATAAATTTGCTCTGCCTCTGCAATGAAGGCTGCGGTGTAACTCACTGTATTCAGTTGTGCTTTCTTCCTATATTTTATAAACTAATGTTATGTAACACATTATGGTTTATGTATAGCCTATAACAATACAGATCAGCACACTACTGCAGCTACAGTGTTTTGCATttaaccagtagatggcagcattCACACTGATCTCTCGGCAATGTTCCCATGTTCCAGGACTCAGGACAGAGACGTCCCTCCTTGTCGTGTTGGAGACTTCATATTGACCTTTCCCTTTAATGAGTGACCAAGTGATTGTTGTAAATGAGGTCCGTAAACTCACAAACAGACTGGCATCTTCCTTTGGTGAGAAAAAGAGGACAAAGGCGGACAGCAGTCAGGGTTGTAATGCTGTCAGGGACAAATTTGAGTCTCTGCTTTGGGGGCCAAAAGATCCACCTCTTCTCAGCGAATGGTACTCCTTAAAATTCAGAAAATAAGTAAAATGGTTTAAGTAGGCCtgagtttttttcagtttttttacaACACAAAAGGAGGAAGTacatgtacaaacccgattccaaaaaagttgggacactgtacaaattgtgaataaaaaaggaatacaataatttaaaaatctcataaacttatatttattcacaatagaatatagataacatatcaaatgttgaaagtgagacattttgaaatgtcatgccaaatattggctcattttggatttcatgagagctacacattccaaaaaagttgggacaggtagcaataagaggctggaaaagttacatgtacatataaggaacagctggaggaccaatttgcaacttattaggtcaattggcaacatgatcgggtataaaaagagcctctcagagtggcagtgtctctcagaagtcaagatgggcagaggatcaccaattcccccaatgctgcggcgaaaaattgtggagcaatatcagaaaggagtttctcagagaaaaattgcaaagagtttgaagttatcatcatctacagtgcataatatcatccaaagattcagagaatctggatcaatctctgtgcgtaagggtcaaggccggaaaaccatactggatgcccgtgatcttcgggcccttagacagcactgcatcacatacaggaatgctactgtaatggaaatcacatcatgggctcaggaatacttccagaaaacattgtcggtgaacacaatccaccgtgccattcgccgttgccagctaaaactctataggtcaaaaaagaagccatatctaaacatgatccagaagcgcaggcgttttctctgggtcaaggctcatttaaaatggactgtggcaaagtggaaaactgttctgtggtcagacgaatcaaaatttgaagttctttttggaaaactgggacaccatgtcatctggactaaagaggacaaggacaacccaagatgttttcagcgttcagttcagaagcctgcatctctgatggtatggggatgcatgagtgcatgtggcatgcgCAGCTTatacatctggaaaggcaccatcaatgctgaaaggtatatccaagttctagaacaacatatgctcccatccagacgtcgtctctttcagggaagaccttgcattttccaacatgacaatgtcagaccacatactgcatcaattacaacatcatggctgcgtagaaggaggatccgggtactgaaatggccagcctgcagtccagatctttcacccatagaaaacatttgacgcatcataaagaggaagatgcgacaaagaagacctaaaacagttgagcaactagaagcctgtattagacaagaatgggacaacattcctattcctaaacttgagcaatttgtctcctcagtccccagacatttgcagactgttataaaaagaagaggggatgccacacagtggtaaacatggccttgtcccaacttttttgagatgtgttgatgccatgaaatttaaaatcaacttatttttcctttaaaatgatacattttctcagtttaaacatttgatatgtcatctatgttatattctgaataaaatattgaaatttgaaacttccacatcattgtactctgtttttattcacaatttgtacagtgtcccaacctTTTTGGGATCGGGTTTGTATTTGTCCCGAACCGTCACGTGGTACGGACGTTACGGTTCGGTTCATGCAGTCACACACTCCAATCCAAAAGAAGGCACGCACAGTAGGCTAATGCTTTTTAGCCTAACCTATTTTAACCAGCATTAAccaccaataatcgcaataagctctgtgttttgttactttcgattAGAAACAAAGTGCCATCTTTCAAATGATGTCCATTTTatcacgaaattcaaacaataaatgccatTTTGATGCTTTTTGATGTGGCGTGTCAGATCGCTGtatagcgcctcagttaaaacGGCAGCGCGGAGCGCGAGTATCCCTTCCTCTTCGCTACTACAGaatgaaggtatgttgaaagagacagtacaacttactgaaacgtaTCATATCTTGTGTAattgctcaatcagtgtttcaactgcgGAAGGATATCAGTAAAACAGTTTGTAAACAACATGTCACATAgtgttacatttacctcagaaaagccattcagtgtcaacagcttgttagttcactagagaaacaaactgtttcactaaatatatgcactatattagcctatatattaattatattttacttaacctgttagttAATGTAAGGCCTAAATAAATccatcatgaaaacaagttatgacagccactgtgtaaatgattatatttcaacaacgaataGGAGAAACAGAAGTTAAAGGACTAGTCCActatcaaataaaatgttcctgataatttactcacccccatgtcatccaagatgttcatgtctttctttcttcagtcgaaaagaaattaaggtttttgatgaaaacattccaggattattctccttatagtggacttcaatggcctccagatggttgaaggtcaaaattacagtttcagtgcagcttcaaagggctttaaatgataccagatgaggaataatggtcttatctagctaaaccatcggtcatttttgaaaaaaatacaacgctatatgctttataaacacaaattatcgcc
Above is a window of Megalobrama amblycephala isolate DHTTF-2021 linkage group LG11, ASM1881202v1, whole genome shotgun sequence DNA encoding:
- the unc93a gene encoding protein unc-93 homolog A is translated as MKKLMSRTSKNVLVVSFGFLFLFTAYGGLQSLQSSLNAEEGMGVISLSVIYGAIILSSMFLPPIMIKNLGCKWTIVISMGCYVAYSFGNLAPGWASLMITSAILGMGGSPLWSAKCTYLTISGNRHSQKANKKGQDLINQYFGIFFFIFQSSAVWGNLMSSLIFGQDSNIVEVPEENLKFCGVSTCFDNFTNTGNTTRPSKHLVNTLLGCYIGVGVLAMIFVAIFLDDIDKSLAREFRKTKGNVSFCSTFLATFKLLRDPRLLLLIPLTMYSGFEQSFLSGEYTKNYVTCALGIHYVGFVMICFGAANSLCSFAFGRLAEYTGRIALFCLAAATNLGCFVGLLYWEPHPDQLPVFFVFPALWGLADAVWQTQTNALYGVLFAENKEAAFANYRMWESLGFVIAFAYSTFICLSTKIYIALAVLALTMVTYLYVEYNEYKNPTPPVTDDYSKPEKADHTELNEKDIISQTKL